From the genome of Mycobacterium dioxanotrophicus, one region includes:
- the wzt gene encoding galactan export ABC transporter ATP-binding subunit Wzt/RfbE produces the protein MSDPHISTRDAWVEFPIFDAKTRSLKKAFLGKAGGAIGRNQSNVVVIEALRDITMSLEMGDRVGLVGHNGAGKSTLLRLLSGIYEPTRGSATVRGRVAPVFDLGVGMDPEISGYENIIIRGLFLGQTRKQMLAKVDEIAEFTELGEYLSMPLRTYSTGMRVRLAMGVVTSIDPEILLLDEGIGAVDADFLKKAQSRLQSLVERSGILVFASHSNEFLARLCKTAMWIDHGTIKMTGGIEEVVRSYEGEDAARTVREVLEESARGTN, from the coding sequence TTGTCTGATCCACACATTTCCACGCGCGACGCGTGGGTCGAGTTCCCCATCTTCGACGCCAAGACGCGCTCGCTGAAGAAGGCGTTCCTCGGCAAGGCCGGCGGCGCCATCGGGCGCAACCAGTCCAACGTCGTCGTCATCGAGGCGCTGCGCGACATCACGATGTCGCTGGAGATGGGCGACCGGGTGGGGCTGGTCGGCCACAACGGCGCCGGGAAATCGACCCTGCTGCGCCTGCTTTCGGGTATCTACGAGCCCACCCGAGGTTCGGCCACGGTCCGCGGCCGGGTGGCACCGGTGTTCGACCTGGGCGTCGGCATGGACCCGGAGATCTCCGGCTACGAGAACATCATCATCCGCGGGCTGTTCCTCGGGCAGACCCGCAAGCAGATGCTGGCCAAGGTCGACGAGATCGCCGAGTTCACCGAGCTGGGTGAATACCTGTCGATGCCGCTGCGCACGTACTCGACCGGTATGCGGGTCCGGCTGGCGATGGGTGTCGTGACGAGCATCGACCCCGAGATCCTGCTGCTCGACGAGGGCATCGGCGCGGTCGACGCGGACTTCTTGAAGAAGGCCCAGTCGCGGTTGCAGAGCCTGGTCGAGCGCTCGGGAATCCTGGTGTTCGCAAGCCATTCCAACGAGTTCCTGGCCCGGTTGTGCAAGACGGCGATGTGGATCGACCACGGCACCATCAAGATGACCGGTGGCATCGAAGAGGTCGTCCGCTCCTATGAGGGTGAGGATGCCGCGCGCACGGTGCGTGAGGTGTTGGAGGAATCCGCGCGTGGCACCAACTGA
- a CDS encoding bacterial proteasome activator family protein, giving the protein MSINPDDDNIEILPGDVDQDADAEADGKSLTDLVEQPAKVMRIGTMIKQLLEEVRAAPLDDASRNRLRDIHRTSIRELEDGLAPELREELERLTLPFTEDSIPSDAELRIAQAQLVGWLEGLFHGIQTALFAQQMAARAQLEQMRQGALPPGMAGPGGPRGGTAHPGTGQYL; this is encoded by the coding sequence ATGAGCATCAACCCCGATGACGACAACATCGAGATCCTGCCGGGCGACGTCGATCAGGACGCGGACGCCGAAGCCGACGGCAAATCGCTGACCGACCTCGTCGAGCAGCCGGCCAAGGTGATGCGCATCGGCACGATGATCAAGCAGCTGCTCGAGGAGGTGCGCGCCGCTCCGCTCGACGACGCCAGCCGCAACCGGCTCCGCGACATCCACCGGACCAGCATCCGGGAGCTCGAGGACGGGCTGGCCCCCGAGCTGCGCGAGGAACTGGAGCGGCTGACGCTGCCGTTCACCGAGGACTCGATCCCGTCGGACGCCGAGCTGCGCATCGCGCAGGCCCAGCTGGTCGGCTGGCTGGAGGGACTCTTCCACGGCATCCAGACCGCGCTGTTCGCTCAGCAGATGGCCGCACGCGCCCAGCTGGAACAGATGCGCCAGGGCGCACTGCCCCCGGGCATGGCCGGACCGGGCGGCCCGCGCGGCGGGACGGCGCACCCGGGCACCGGACAGTACCTGTAG